The Acidobacteriota bacterium genome window below encodes:
- a CDS encoding sodium/solute symporter (Members of the Solute:Sodium Symporter (SSS), TC 2.A.21 as described in tcdb.org, catalyze solute:Na+ symport. Known solutes for members of the family include sugars, amino acids, nucleosides, inositols, vitamins, urea or anions, depending on the system.), giving the protein MPGGLTAVDWAILLLYALGTVVLGYTCGRRQKTTREYFTGSGRMNPMLIGFSMFATLLSTISYLAVPGEAISKGPGGLLNFLAYPFAFLIVVYAIIPVYMRSRVTSAYELLEERLGVRVRLLGAVLFVLLRLTWMSLLVFLSAKAVTVMLGVDEAWIPLVTLLTGLVAVLYTSLGGLRAVVITDTVQALLMFGGACLAIGLVTWELGGLSWIPTGWQPHWDVQPLFSFDPGVRISILGSIFYVFVLTICVAGGDQTMVQRFMATRDVRAARRAYLTHLIVSVVIIVSLWTVGFALLGYFQEFPGKLPGGIELVRDGDDVFPYYIAYMLPPGVSGLVVSAMFAAAMSSIDSGVNSITAVVTRDFLARFGRLPASERKRTRIAKILAFAIGGGVVVGGSFLQHVPGNIWAVSNKTSSLLAAPVFGLFFFAFFVPFAKPLGVAVGTGLGIVAGALTAFSGPLFGMDPVTGKDPVSFMWVAPSALAVDLSAGTLISYWQHRRSRRRVAR; this is encoded by the coding sequence TTGCCGGGCGGACTGACGGCGGTCGACTGGGCCATCCTCCTCCTCTACGCCCTGGGAACCGTCGTCCTGGGCTACACCTGCGGCCGCCGGCAGAAGACGACCCGGGAGTACTTTACCGGCAGCGGCCGGATGAACCCGATGCTCATCGGGTTCTCCATGTTCGCCACGCTCCTGAGCACCATTTCCTATCTGGCCGTCCCCGGAGAGGCCATCTCCAAAGGGCCGGGAGGGCTGCTCAACTTCCTGGCCTATCCCTTCGCCTTCCTGATCGTCGTGTACGCCATCATCCCCGTCTACATGAGGAGCCGGGTGACCAGCGCCTACGAGCTCCTGGAAGAACGATTGGGGGTGCGGGTCCGGCTGTTGGGGGCGGTCCTCTTCGTCCTGCTCCGACTCACCTGGATGTCGCTGCTGGTCTTCCTGTCCGCCAAGGCCGTGACCGTCATGTTAGGGGTGGACGAGGCCTGGATCCCGCTGGTCACCCTCCTCACCGGACTGGTGGCGGTCCTCTACACGTCGCTGGGAGGTCTTCGGGCGGTGGTGATCACCGACACCGTCCAGGCCCTTCTCATGTTCGGCGGCGCCTGCCTGGCCATCGGCCTGGTGACCTGGGAACTGGGGGGACTGAGCTGGATTCCCACCGGCTGGCAGCCGCACTGGGACGTTCAACCCCTCTTCAGCTTCGATCCCGGAGTCCGGATCAGCATCCTGGGATCCATTTTTTACGTCTTCGTCCTCACCATCTGCGTCGCCGGAGGCGACCAGACCATGGTCCAGCGCTTCATGGCGACCCGGGACGTCCGCGCGGCCCGCCGGGCCTACCTGACCCACCTGATCGTGAGCGTCGTCATCATCGTCTCCCTCTGGACGGTGGGATTCGCCCTCTTGGGATACTTTCAGGAATTCCCCGGGAAGCTGCCCGGAGGGATTGAGCTGGTCCGGGACGGGGACGACGTCTTCCCCTACTACATCGCCTACATGCTGCCGCCCGGCGTTTCGGGACTGGTGGTCTCCGCCATGTTCGCCGCGGCCATGTCCAGCATCGATTCGGGGGTCAACTCCATAACGGCGGTCGTCACCCGGGATTTCCTGGCCCGCTTCGGCAGGCTTCCGGCCAGCGAGCGAAAGCGAACCCGCATCGCCAAGATCCTGGCTTTCGCCATCGGGGGGGGCGTCGTGGTGGGCGGTTCCTTCCTGCAGCATGTGCCCGGGAACATCTGGGCGGTGAGCAACAAGACCTCCTCGCTCCTGGCGGCGCCCGTCTTCGGGCTCTTCTTCTTCGCTTTTTTCGTTCCCTTTGCCAAGCCTCTGGGAGTGGCTGTGGGCACCGGCCTGGGGATCGTGGCCGGCGCGTTGACGGCCTTCTCCGGGCCCCTCTTCGGCATGGATCCGGTGACGGGAAAGGACCCGGTCAGCTTCATGTGGGTGGCGCCCTCCGCCCTGGCCGTGGACCTCTCCGCCGGGACGCTCATCAGCTACTGGCAGCACCGGCGGAGCCGGAGGAGGGTGGCGCGGTAG
- a CDS encoding glutathione peroxidase, with protein MSSFSDLFPFAVCLVVAVLLAGTVSVEAGEKSAPALDFTLKSLDGKDVDLSAYKGKVVMIVNVASKCGLTPQYEQLQDLHEKYSGQGLAILGFPCNQFKGQEPGTDAEIRKFCTANYGVEFDMFSKIEVNGDGAAGLYKYLKSVPTSPKGTGEISWNFEKFVLDRSGNVVARFQPRTRPDDPAVVSLIESKLSEQ; from the coding sequence ATGTCCAGTTTCTCTGATCTGTTCCCATTTGCTGTTTGTCTGGTTGTGGCTGTCCTGCTGGCGGGAACCGTCAGCGTCGAGGCGGGCGAAAAATCCGCCCCCGCTCTCGACTTCACCCTGAAGTCCCTGGACGGCAAGGACGTGGATCTGAGCGCGTACAAGGGCAAGGTTGTGATGATCGTGAACGTGGCCAGCAAGTGCGGGCTGACGCCGCAATACGAACAGCTTCAGGACCTTCACGAGAAGTACTCGGGACAGGGCCTGGCGATCCTGGGATTCCCCTGCAACCAGTTCAAGGGCCAGGAACCGGGAACCGACGCGGAGATTCGCAAGTTCTGCACCGCCAACTACGGCGTCGAGTTCGACATGTTCTCCAAGATCGAGGTCAACGGCGACGGCGCGGCCGGACTCTACAAGTACCTCAAGTCGGTCCCGACCTCGCCCAAGGGGACCGGCGAGATCAGTTGGAACTTCGAGAAGTTCGTTCTGGACCGGTCCGGAAACGTCGTGGCCCGGTTCCAGCCCAGGACTCGCCCCGACGACCCCGCGGTCGTCAGCCTGATCGAAAGCAAGCTCTCCGAGCAGTAG